The following coding sequences lie in one Lysobacter capsici genomic window:
- a CDS encoding ECF-type sigma factor, translated as MTAAVPPDITQLLQSWRTGDSDAETQLLEQIYPVLRRLAQQRLSRSGQLTLVATELANDAYFKLVEQRDAAFHNRVHFFAIAAHVIRRLLVDHLRERSALKRGGDVLRVTLQAGQDVAAVTPDLADALDLDRLLERLERINARAAKGVELRFFGGLTIEETAEAIGVSLPTAKRDWQFARAWLHGQLSPPTP; from the coding sequence ATGACCGCCGCTGTTCCGCCCGATATCACTCAGCTGCTGCAAAGTTGGCGCACGGGCGATTCCGACGCCGAAACGCAATTGCTCGAACAGATCTATCCGGTGCTGCGCCGCCTGGCCCAACAGCGCCTGAGCCGCAGCGGGCAGCTGACCCTGGTCGCCACCGAACTGGCGAACGATGCCTATTTCAAGTTGGTCGAGCAGCGCGACGCGGCGTTCCACAACCGCGTGCATTTCTTCGCGATCGCCGCGCACGTGATCCGCCGGCTGCTGGTCGACCACCTGCGCGAACGCTCCGCGCTCAAGCGCGGCGGCGATGTCCTGCGCGTCACCCTGCAGGCCGGGCAGGACGTCGCCGCGGTCACGCCCGATCTGGCCGACGCGCTCGATCTCGATCGCCTGCTCGAACGCCTGGAACGCATCAACGCGCGCGCCGCCAAGGGCGTGGAACTGCGGTTCTTCGGCGGCCTGACCATCGAAGAAACCGCCGAAGCCATCGGCGTGTCGCTGCCGACCGCCAAGCGCGACTGGCAATTCGCCCGCGCCTGGCTGCACGGCCAACTGTCCCCGCCGACTCCCTGA
- a CDS encoding serine hydrolase domain-containing protein: MRPRFSCLTLPLLALLAAAPAFAGAYQPPQARDDGWAVADAARQGWQVERFGELEAAIAKGTFPDVTSIVVAKDGKLVYEAYFNKGGPEVLNDVRSATKSVTALLVGAAIDRGLIPSTQAGVYGYFADKRPWSNPDPRKAKFTLEDLLTMSSLWDCDDDNPFSDGNEERMYVREDWTGFVLGLPIKGFAPWMTRPENSPHGRSFSYCTAGSFLLGAVVERASGQPLEKFAAQTLEQPLGITRSQWNRAPEGVGMGGGGTRYRSRDLAKLGQMVADGGRWQGKTVISKAWIDAALSVHAQARDDADYGYQFWRFRFPLQGQQVGVWAMSGNGGNYVFILPEQRLVAVLTRTAFNQRNAHPQSQQLFADYLLKAMP, encoded by the coding sequence ATGCGTCCACGCTTCAGCTGCCTGACCCTCCCGCTGCTCGCCCTGCTCGCCGCCGCACCCGCCTTCGCCGGCGCCTACCAACCGCCGCAAGCGCGCGACGACGGCTGGGCGGTCGCCGACGCCGCCCGCCAGGGCTGGCAGGTCGAACGCTTCGGCGAACTCGAAGCGGCGATCGCCAAGGGCACCTTCCCCGACGTCACCAGCATCGTCGTCGCCAAGGACGGCAAGCTGGTCTACGAGGCCTACTTCAACAAGGGCGGCCCCGAGGTCCTCAACGACGTGCGCTCGGCGACCAAGAGCGTCACCGCGCTGCTGGTCGGCGCGGCCATCGACCGCGGCCTGATCCCCAGCACCCAGGCCGGCGTGTACGGCTACTTCGCCGACAAGCGTCCGTGGTCCAACCCCGACCCGCGCAAGGCCAAGTTCACCCTCGAAGACCTGCTGACCATGAGTTCGCTGTGGGACTGCGACGACGACAACCCGTTTTCCGACGGCAACGAAGAGCGCATGTACGTGCGCGAGGACTGGACCGGCTTCGTCCTGGGCCTGCCGATCAAGGGCTTCGCGCCGTGGATGACGCGTCCGGAAAACAGCCCGCACGGACGTTCGTTCTCGTACTGCACCGCCGGCAGCTTCCTGCTCGGCGCGGTGGTCGAACGCGCGAGCGGGCAGCCGCTGGAAAAATTCGCCGCGCAAACCCTGGAACAGCCGCTGGGCATCACCCGTTCGCAGTGGAACCGCGCGCCCGAAGGCGTCGGCATGGGCGGCGGCGGCACGCGCTATCGCAGCCGCGACCTGGCCAAGCTCGGGCAGATGGTCGCCGACGGCGGACGCTGGCAGGGCAAGACGGTGATATCGAAAGCCTGGATCGACGCCGCGCTGAGCGTGCATGCGCAGGCGCGCGACGACGCCGACTACGGCTATCAGTTCTGGCGCTTCCGCTTCCCGTTGCAGGGCCAGCAGGTCGGGGTCTGGGCGATGTCGGGCAACGGCGGCAACTACGTGTTCATCCTGCCCGAGCAACGGCTGGTCGCGGTGCTGACGCGGACCGCGTTCAATCAGCGCAACGCCCATCCGCAATCGCAGCAGTTGTTCGCCGACTACCTGCTCAAGGCGATGCCGTAA
- a CDS encoding serine/threonine-protein kinase yields MHTSTSIWSQAADVFVRALDLDPAQREAFIDEQCAGQTDPAALREAVQRLIDAHQSLDESSGADAPDAWQDAASAAAAQWIEHDAERLEPGSRAGPFVIERELGVGGMGRVYLARREIDQGEQRVALKVAAFHRLAPQVRQRLRRERQLLATLEHPNIARLIDAGELPPDRPYFAMEYVDGEPIVQHCDRLELPLRARIELVVQVLSAVEYAHQRLVLHRDIKAGNVLVDRDGRPKLLDFGIAKALTGVDAPVSLATADAQAFFSPASAAPEQVLGAATDVATDVYALGALMYELFAGELPLTLEDANPALMAHAIVHTVPALPSRAVARLDKQSPERAAPIARHRRCANARALVRQLQGDLDAIVARCLRKEPEQRYASVERLAADLRAVLESRPIAARRTESLYRLGKFARRHAAAIALAAIACALTIGFVTSTVLQSRQLAIARDRAEARRAQAEDVTQFMIDLFRASDPAQARGRDPGARELLARGSQRLQAINDPETHAALAATIADIDLSLGDYDGAERHSAEALRLLQGLPQADPTGLRTVYRLRARVALARADYPRARGYLEQALRALPAGAGGDTAAIADERLLLRRLQAELEQAQGHLDIALRLWESVDGEHQRRYGNRDLRSIETRHGWVSALRASGQQPRAALLLAQLPALDAGEHPDTPAAAESLYNQARQKREQDDYPAAERLAQEALRVNLKLYGERHSHTAAALNLLGTIAQARGDYRTTAAYFERSLQIKRELKGDQHPHVAAAEYNLGLLQHMYLRDPAGGEKHLHKAVDIATVATPEHMNLAMYRLAWAMALHDLGRDAQAREALVPAMERFKLMPGHAANLALAEAETLCLGDLPTPANARRDMADALTVVRTDFAADNPRVLRLQACQARLDALAKR; encoded by the coding sequence ATGCACACTTCCACTTCGATCTGGTCGCAGGCCGCCGATGTGTTCGTGCGCGCGCTCGACCTCGATCCGGCGCAGCGCGAGGCTTTCATCGACGAACAATGCGCCGGCCAGACCGACCCGGCCGCGCTGCGCGAGGCGGTGCAACGCCTGATCGACGCGCACCAGAGCCTGGACGAAAGCTCCGGCGCGGATGCGCCCGATGCCTGGCAGGACGCCGCCTCCGCGGCCGCCGCGCAATGGATCGAGCACGACGCCGAGCGGCTCGAACCGGGCAGCCGCGCCGGGCCGTTCGTGATCGAACGCGAGCTCGGCGTCGGCGGCATGGGCCGGGTCTACCTGGCGCGGCGCGAGATCGACCAGGGCGAACAACGCGTGGCGCTCAAGGTCGCCGCGTTCCATCGCCTGGCGCCGCAGGTGCGCCAGCGCCTGCGCCGCGAGCGGCAACTGCTGGCGACGCTGGAGCATCCCAACATCGCGCGGCTGATCGATGCCGGCGAACTGCCGCCGGACCGGCCCTACTTCGCCATGGAGTACGTCGACGGCGAACCGATCGTGCAGCATTGCGATCGTCTCGAACTGCCGCTGCGCGCGCGCATCGAACTGGTCGTGCAGGTGCTGTCGGCGGTGGAGTACGCGCATCAACGGCTGGTGCTGCATCGCGATATCAAGGCCGGCAACGTGCTGGTCGACCGCGACGGCCGGCCCAAGCTGCTCGACTTCGGCATCGCCAAGGCGCTGACCGGGGTCGATGCGCCGGTCAGCCTGGCCACCGCCGACGCGCAGGCGTTCTTCTCGCCGGCCAGCGCCGCGCCCGAGCAAGTGCTCGGCGCCGCCACCGATGTCGCCACCGACGTCTACGCGCTGGGCGCGTTGATGTACGAACTGTTCGCCGGCGAACTGCCGCTGACCCTGGAGGACGCCAACCCGGCGCTGATGGCGCACGCGATCGTGCATACCGTGCCGGCCCTGCCCAGCCGCGCGGTGGCGCGGCTCGACAAGCAGTCGCCCGAACGCGCCGCGCCGATCGCGCGCCACCGCCGCTGCGCCAACGCGCGGGCGCTGGTGCGGCAGTTGCAGGGCGACCTGGATGCGATCGTGGCGCGCTGCCTGCGCAAGGAACCCGAACAGCGCTACGCCAGCGTCGAGCGCCTCGCCGCCGACCTGCGCGCGGTGCTGGAATCGCGGCCGATCGCCGCGCGCCGCACCGAGTCGCTGTACCGGCTGGGCAAGTTCGCGCGCCGTCACGCCGCCGCGATCGCCCTGGCCGCGATCGCCTGCGCGCTCACCATCGGCTTCGTCACCAGCACCGTGCTGCAGTCGCGGCAACTCGCGATCGCCCGCGATCGCGCCGAAGCGCGGCGCGCCCAGGCCGAGGACGTCACTCAATTCATGATCGACCTGTTCCGCGCCTCCGACCCGGCCCAGGCACGCGGCCGCGATCCGGGCGCGCGCGAGTTGCTGGCGCGCGGCTCGCAGCGGCTGCAGGCGATCAACGATCCGGAAACTCATGCCGCACTGGCCGCGACGATCGCCGACATCGACCTGTCGCTGGGCGACTACGACGGCGCCGAGCGCCATTCGGCCGAAGCGCTGCGGTTGTTGCAGGGCCTGCCGCAGGCGGACCCGACCGGCTTGCGCACGGTCTATCGCCTGCGCGCGCGCGTGGCCCTGGCCCGCGCCGACTACCCGCGCGCGCGCGGCTATCTCGAGCAGGCCCTGCGCGCCCTGCCCGCCGGCGCCGGCGGCGACACCGCCGCGATCGCCGACGAGCGCCTGTTGCTGCGGCGCCTGCAGGCCGAACTGGAACAGGCGCAAGGGCATCTGGATATCGCCCTGCGGCTGTGGGAATCGGTGGACGGCGAACATCAGCGCCGTTACGGCAACCGCGACCTGCGCAGCATCGAAACCCGTCATGGCTGGGTGAGCGCCTTGCGCGCATCGGGCCAGCAACCGCGCGCGGCGCTGCTGCTGGCGCAGTTGCCGGCGCTGGATGCGGGCGAACACCCCGACACGCCGGCGGCGGCCGAATCGCTTTACAACCAGGCGCGGCAAAAACGCGAGCAAGACGACTACCCGGCCGCCGAACGTCTCGCCCAGGAAGCGCTGCGGGTCAATCTGAAGCTGTACGGCGAACGCCACAGCCACACCGCCGCCGCGCTCAACCTGCTCGGCACGATTGCGCAGGCGCGCGGCGACTACCGCACGACCGCGGCGTATTTCGAGCGCTCGCTGCAGATCAAGCGCGAACTCAAGGGCGACCAGCATCCCCACGTGGCCGCGGCCGAGTACAACCTCGGCCTGCTGCAGCACATGTACCTGCGCGATCCGGCCGGCGGCGAAAAGCATCTGCACAAGGCGGTGGACATCGCCACCGTCGCCACGCCGGAACACATGAATCTGGCGATGTACCGGCTGGCCTGGGCGATGGCCCTGCACGATCTGGGTCGCGACGCGCAGGCGCGCGAAGCACTGGTCCCGGCGATGGAACGCTTCAAGCTGATGCCCGGGCATGCCGCGAACCTGGCGCTCGCGGAAGCCGAAACGCTGTGCCTGGGCGATCTGCCGACGCCGGCGAACGCGCGGCGCGACATGGCCGATGCGCTGACCGTCGTACGCACCGATTTCGCCGCCGACAATCCCAGAGTGCTGCGCCTGCAGGCCTGCCAGGCGCGCCTGGACGCGCTCGCCAAGCGCTGA
- a CDS encoding acyltransferase family protein — MVDIHHPGPYFAIMLATFAFASLPLFRGADLAGPRPDQRTDTLDGLRGFLALSVFAAHTVVHYEYLRSGVWKPSSAQFYTVAGLLGVCLFFMVTGFLFWTKLLKAGGRPGWKALYIGRVFRLGPVYLAVVLTMIGVVAYRTGLQLQVPLPQAIASTLAWLALGIVPPPPTLNGYADTGTILAGVTWTLFFEWLFYFSLPLLAVFVRRGRHLAFTGALVAACLLTIVAATWNGGFQAGVKPRPALMLAVLAELILLFASGMFVASLLHAGIGERLGLQRRRWAVLALLCLALVFVAMLDMRNLGMLALFALCPLAGTFLWIVCSGNRLFGVLAWPASRRLSSLSYGIYLGQGLALVAVFAIPGVKDYAMSGTLAFWLVNTVCALVLVTGALALYVWIEEPGIRLGRRWIQRLRTRPDALVPLASTG, encoded by the coding sequence ATGGTCGACATCCATCACCCAGGGCCGTACTTCGCGATCATGCTGGCGACCTTCGCCTTCGCCTCGCTGCCGCTGTTCCGCGGCGCCGACCTCGCCGGACCGCGGCCGGACCAGCGCACCGACACCCTCGACGGCCTGCGCGGCTTCCTCGCCCTGAGCGTGTTCGCGGCGCATACGGTCGTGCATTACGAATACCTGCGCAGCGGTGTGTGGAAACCGTCGAGCGCGCAGTTCTACACCGTCGCCGGACTGCTGGGCGTGTGCCTGTTCTTCATGGTCACCGGTTTTTTGTTCTGGACCAAACTGCTCAAGGCCGGCGGCCGTCCGGGCTGGAAGGCGCTGTACATCGGCCGGGTGTTCCGGCTGGGACCGGTGTATCTGGCGGTGGTGCTGACGATGATCGGCGTGGTCGCCTATCGCACCGGCTTGCAGTTGCAGGTGCCGCTGCCGCAGGCGATCGCCTCGACGCTGGCGTGGCTCGCGCTCGGCATCGTGCCGCCTCCGCCGACGCTCAACGGCTATGCCGACACCGGCACCATCCTCGCCGGGGTGACCTGGACCTTGTTCTTCGAATGGCTGTTCTATTTCTCGCTGCCGCTGCTGGCGGTGTTCGTGCGCCGCGGCCGGCATCTGGCGTTCACCGGCGCGCTGGTCGCGGCCTGCCTGCTGACCATCGTCGCGGCGACCTGGAACGGCGGTTTCCAGGCCGGGGTCAAACCGCGTCCGGCGCTGATGCTGGCGGTGCTGGCCGAACTGATCCTGCTGTTCGCCTCGGGCATGTTCGTCGCCTCGCTGTTGCATGCCGGCATCGGCGAACGCCTGGGCCTGCAGCGGCGGCGCTGGGCGGTGCTCGCGCTGCTGTGCCTGGCGCTGGTGTTCGTCGCGATGCTCGACATGCGCAACCTGGGGATGCTCGCGTTGTTCGCGCTGTGCCCGCTGGCCGGCACCTTCCTGTGGATCGTGTGTTCGGGCAACCGTCTGTTCGGCGTATTGGCGTGGCCGGCGTCGCGGCGCCTGAGCAGCCTGAGCTACGGCATCTACCTGGGCCAGGGCCTGGCGCTGGTCGCGGTGTTCGCGATCCCCGGGGTCAAGGACTACGCGATGAGCGGCACGCTGGCGTTCTGGCTGGTCAACACCGTCTGCGCACTGGTGCTGGTGACCGGCGCATTGGCGCTCTACGTCTGGATCGAGGAGCCGGGCATCCGCCTGGGCAGGCGCTGGATACAGCGGCTGCGCACGCGGCCCGACGCACTGGTGCCGCTGGCCTCGACCGGCTAG